A window of Pirellula sp. SH-Sr6A contains these coding sequences:
- a CDS encoding stage II sporulation protein M yields the protein MRIAEVLERRRQGWLELEAMCDALQNARFPYRDQGSQLARFSSLYRAACTDLSMSEQYQLPPATVEYLHRLVGRAHSQLYRSQRLPLERWYEYVTLVIPHAVFRDPCVMVAGLVFFGTFGLSALLAFSESTFPTYPQRVLGVEQLESFEQMYEKPIDGGNHRYYLQASGWYIKHNAGIGLQCFALGPLLLPSLCMLGYNGVVLGATFGYMARPDVPQGDNFMQFVTAHGAFELTAIALAAAAGLRVGVGLFSTGGLSRLESFRLNAERAIPIILCSVMLFVLAAFTEGCLSPSSAGYWIKASFAVFSSTLLLLYFVMLGVPTDQRLTRLESCEDNPWRTRSDAAR from the coding sequence ATGCGAATTGCCGAGGTGCTAGAACGCCGCCGTCAAGGTTGGTTGGAGTTGGAAGCCATGTGCGACGCATTGCAGAATGCGAGGTTCCCCTATCGCGATCAAGGGAGTCAGTTAGCCCGTTTCTCATCGTTGTATCGAGCGGCCTGCACCGATCTATCGATGTCCGAACAGTATCAGCTTCCTCCGGCGACGGTGGAGTATTTGCATCGACTCGTGGGTCGGGCTCACAGTCAGCTCTATCGTTCGCAGCGTCTTCCGCTGGAGCGTTGGTACGAGTACGTCACGTTGGTGATTCCGCACGCTGTCTTTCGTGACCCCTGTGTGATGGTCGCGGGGCTGGTCTTCTTTGGAACGTTTGGCCTGTCCGCATTGTTGGCGTTTTCCGAATCGACCTTTCCCACCTATCCACAGCGCGTGTTGGGAGTCGAGCAGTTGGAATCATTCGAGCAGATGTACGAGAAGCCGATCGACGGTGGAAACCACCGCTATTACTTGCAGGCCTCCGGATGGTACATCAAGCACAATGCGGGAATCGGATTGCAATGTTTTGCTTTGGGACCATTGCTTCTGCCATCCCTCTGCATGCTGGGGTACAACGGAGTTGTGTTGGGTGCAACCTTTGGTTACATGGCTCGGCCCGATGTGCCGCAGGGAGATAATTTCATGCAGTTCGTCACGGCCCACGGAGCGTTTGAATTGACCGCAATCGCTTTGGCAGCTGCGGCAGGGCTTCGGGTGGGGGTCGGGTTGTTTTCGACTGGCGGGTTATCCAGATTGGAGTCATTCCGTTTGAACGCCGAACGGGCGATTCCGATTATTTTGTGTTCGGTAATGTTGTTTGTATTGGCCGCATTTACGGAGGGATGCTTGTCTCCTTCGAGTGCAGGGTATTGGATCAAGGCTTCGTTTGCTGTTTTTTCGTCGACCCTTTTGCTTTTGTATTTTGTCATGTTAGGTGTTCCGACCGATCAAAGGCTAACTCGCTTGGAGTCATGCGAAGACAATCCTTGGAGGACGCGCAGCGATGCAGCTCGATAA